CTCTTCTGGTATGAAAATCCTTTGGATGCTTCTTAAGATGCTCGGTAAGATGCCTGATTCTTGCAGTCAATATTGCAATCTGTACTTCGGTTGAACCGGAGTCGTTTTCGTGGATCTGGAATTCCTTTACCAATTCTTGTCTGTTGACTTCCATGTATCTGCCTCCTAATATAATCCTCATATCCAGGAATGGGCTGCGCCTCAAACCGAGAATAGGGCAAGGCAATTCTAAACCTATCAGGCATTATTGTCAACTCTCCGATTTTGAATAGATTCTATTTTGATGCATTAACTCTCTCTTGAGTAGATTTAATTATGATGCATTACGCTCCGCCCAGGAAATCCGCTACCATCTTCTTTGCCGTCGGAGTAATTGCAATTCCTCCTCTGGCAGTCTCTTTAAGCTCTTCAGGCAATCTTCTTCCTACTCTTCCAAGAGAGTCTGCAACTTCTTCAAAGGGGATGGCAGACTTTATTCCGGCTAATGCAAGCTCCGCCGCGGTGAAAGCTATCGATACACCAAAAGCATTTCTTTTAACGCAGGGAATCTCTACGAAGCCACCAACAGGATCGCAGACTAGTCCTAGCAATGACTTCAGAGCGAGAGCGGGGGCGTTTTCCAGTGCATCGTATTCCTCGGGGTGTGTTGCATAGATTATCGCTACAGAAGCCATCGCAGTGGCAGTTCCCACTTCTGCCTGACAACCGGACATTGCTCCGGAAATGGAAGCCCTTCTCTTGATCCTTTCTCCAACTGCTCCGGAAACGAGCAAAGCATTCCCAAGGGTGTCAAGATCAATACCCAGATTCATATGAAGTGAGAGCAGCGCTCCCGGAACGACTCCGCATGCTCCCGCGGTTGGGCAGGCCACTATTTTTCCCATACTGGCGTTATGCTCCGACATGGAGAGTGCAATTCCGACTCCCGAAAAGACTAGCGGGCTTAGAAACTCAGGGGTATGGTTCCTTGCCTTCGCATCGTTATCTCCAACCCAGCCGGTAAGAGACTTCTCAGGCCTGTCGAGTCTGCTATGATAGGAACCCAGCATTTCTCTTACTAACTCTTTCGCAGTCTCTTCAGCAGCTTTCGGATCGTTCCCCGTATTCATCATATACCAATCGGAAACCACTTTATGTAGCGGAGTCCTCGAATCTTTTGCGGCCTTCACAAGATCTTCGAACTTCATTATCATATTGACGAATCTAGCCTTTCGAGATAGGATACTTTCTTTACTACGTGCAGCCTCTTGATTGCACTTAGCAAGCTTTCGTCTGGTTCATTATCGAGTTCAACGACGCAAAGGGCCTCTCTTCTGAAAGGGTCAACCCTTGAGAGGAAGAGATTGCTGATGTTCATATCGCTTGAAGAGATCTCACCTACTATCTGGGACAGTGCCCCAGGGACGTCAGAGTTCAAGATTACGAAGGAAGGGTACTTACCAGAGACGTCAGTATCAAAATCATTTATCGAAGTGATCCTTATCGAACCACCGCCAATCGAAGCGCCGGTCATGCTAAGAAATAGCTCTCCAGTACTTCCGTTTATCCTAACTGTGTTTGGATGAAGATCGCCCATATCTTCTTCCTCAAATGTGAAGTAAATTCCCTTTTCTTTGGCAATCCGGAAGGAATCTCTTAGCTGCGGGTCGGACTCCTTTATTCCCATTATGCCGCCTATGAGGGCTCTATCGGTTCCGTGTCCCCTGAAGGTTGCATACAGGGGAGAATTGAGGACAAACCCAACCTCCGTAGGTGTTCTAGCAAAGAGGGATCTGAAGGCTCTGCCTAGCCTAGCCATACCTGCCGTATGAGAACTCGACGGACCGACAATTGCCGGCCCAATTATGTCTAGCAACATCTTTCTGCCTCCAATGAAAACGCGGAACCGTTACGGTTCCGCGTCACCATATATATTGGTCAAAGATTATAAAAGGAGCTCTTTCCTCTATACTCGGCCTGCTCACCAAGTTCTTCTTCGATCCTCAGAAGTTCGTTGTACTTTGCTATCCTATCCGTTCTTGAAGCAGAGCCGGTCTTTATCATACCTGTATTAGCTGCGACGGCGAGATGAGAGATGAAAGTGTCTTCGGTCTCGCCTGAGCGATGAGAGATCACGCAAGTCATCCCGTGCTTTTGCGCATACTCTATTGTGTTTAGAGTCTCAGTAACGGATCCGATCTGATTCAACTTAATGAGGATCGAATTGGAGGATTTTTCTTTCACTCCTCGCTCCAGTCGCTTGATGTTTGTCACGAAAAGGTCGTCTCCAACAATCTGAATAGTGTCTCCAATTTCTCTCGTGAACTTTGCGAAGTTTTCCCAGTCCTCTTCGGCAAAGGGATCTTCAATCGAGATTATTGGATATCTCTTCGTAAGATTTGAATAGTATTCAATGAGCTGATCAGGTGTCAGTTCATTTCCATCGACACTGTATAGACCTCTTTCTTCACTGTAAAATTCATTTGCTGCGCAGTCGAGAGCTATCATTATCTCTTCGCCCGCTTTGTAGCCGGCCGCGTCAATTGCGTTGATTATGTATTTCAGCGCAGCTTCGTTGTTCTCAAAACTAGGCGCAAAGCCACCTTCATCGCCCACAGCCGTCACGTGACCGTTATCCTTGAGTATCTTCTTGAGATTGTGGAAGACCTCGACGCCAGCTCTGAGGGCATCCTTGAAATGACTGAATCCTGCAGGAACTATCATGAACTCCTGAATATCAAGGTTGTTGTCGGCGTGTTTGCCGCCATTCACAATATTCATGAAAGGAATAGGAAGTGCTTTGGCATTGACGCCGCCAAGATACTTATAAAGAGGAGTATCTATGCTGTCGGCAGCGGCTCTGGCAACGGCCATTGACACTGCAAGTATCGCATTGGCCCCCAGCTTGTCCTTGTTTTCTGTCCCGTCAAGCTCAAGAAGAGCAGTATCCACGGTGATTTGGTCAAGTGCGTTCATACCGACAATCTCTGGAGCTATCACTTCGTTAATATTCTCAACTGCCTTGAGGGTTCCCTTCCCGAGGAATCTTTTCTTATCCCCATCTCTGAGCTCTAGGGCCTCAAACTTGCCTGTCGACGCTCCCGAAGGGACGATTGCTCTTCCATGACCGCCGTCATCCAACCAAACTTCGGCTTCAACCGTAGGTGTTCCCCGTGAGTCCAGAACCTCTCTCGCTATTAGATCTACAATTTGAGCGTACATTCTTCCACCTCCACTAGTCAGGTAAAACCACCGTACCTGTTTTCCCGCCTATTATAGCATCGAACAGATTTCCCTTGATAAAGAAATCGATAACTCTTACCGGCAGGCCATACCTCTGGCAAATAGAAAAGGCCTCCATATCCATCACGTTGAGCCGATCGCGTATTGCTTCGGAAAAAGTTGTTCTATCGATCTTCTTAGCATCTCCGTTCAATTTCGGGTCTTTGCTGTAAACCCCGTCAACCTTCGTGCCCTTTATAAGAACATCCGCAGCAATCTCCACTGCCCTGATGGCCGCCGCCGTATCGGTTGTGAAGAAAGGCAGATATGTTCCTCCGCCAAAAACGACAACCTTTCCATTATTCAGAGCACCTTCGATAATATCGTATCTGTGTTCAACGAGAGACGGAAGTCCAGCTGCTGAGGATACCGCAATTGCTTCAAGTCCATTCATACATAGTAATTCTTTCAAATAAAGAGAATTCATTATCGTGCCAAGAATACCTAGCTCATCGGCTCTGGAACTCCTCATCTCCGACAGGTCCCGGCCACGGACAATGTTACCCGCGCCGATTACTATCGCTAGCTGAACACCCTTTTCTATAACGGGTTTTAGCTCTTCAATCAAGTACTTTGCCATCTCTGAAGCAAAGCCTCTACCACCTTCTCCGCTCAAGACCTCGCCGCTGAGTTTCAAGAGTACTCTCCTATACATAAGCACCTCCAATAAAAAAGGTGAGCACCGGGCTCACCTTCCTAACTCAATTTTCTGACTCTCCGACTTGCCAGCGGACGAATCTGCTGAGCTTGATGTTCTCTCCGGTCTTCGCAATAAGCTCAATAAGAAGATCATTTATCGTTTTCCCGCTTTCAAATACGTACTCCTGTTCGAGAAGACAGTTGTCTTTGTAGAAACTCTCGAGCTTGCTCTCAACAATTCTTTCAACAATATTGGCGGGCTTTCCGCTTTCTTTCATCTGCTCTGCATATATTTCCTTTTCTTTATCAATTACTTCTTGAGGCACGTGTTCTCGGGAGATGAATCTGGCTCCCATTGCTGCAAGCTGAAGAGAGATCTTATGCGCGAGTTCTTTGAATTCTTCCATTCTTGCCACAAAGTCCGTTACGCAGTTTAGCTCAAGTAGCACGCCGAGCTTGCCATTGTGATGAATATAAGAGTAAACGAGTCCCTCGGCCGTCTCTCTTCCCGAAACCTTATCTGCCTTGAGTATACCCTTCTTTCTCAGATAGTCCTTTGCCTGGTCGAAATCACCATCTGTTTCGACTAATGCTCTCTTGCAATCCATCATGCCTGCTTGAGTGGCATCACGGAGCTTTTTTACCATATCACTGGTAATATTTGCCATCTTTTAAGTCCTCCTCCACTAAAACTCCAAGGAAAATTATAACTCAGTTGAGCCGACATTAATTTCCGCGATGTTAAGTCATCTTCCGAGTTTCTTTCTGAACTCTTCTCGTACGCAGGGCGGAACCCATTTTGAAATATCTCCCCCGAACGCCGCAATCTCCCTCACCATGGACGAAGATATGAAGGAGTTTGTGGTCTCAGTCATGAGAAAGAGGGTTTCAAGTTCAGGAAGCATTGCTTTGTTCGCGTGGGCCATCTGAAGTTCTAACTCAAAGTCAGACACAGCCCTAAGACCACGAATGACTACCTTAACATCATTTTCTCTGGCAAAATCAACGAGTAGACCGCTGTGAGTTGTTATTGTAACATTTCTTAGATGAGACACTCCCCTTCTAACCATGCCAATTCTTTCTTCATGATTGAAGAAGTGTCTCTTGTTAACGTTTTCCATAACCAGTACAACAACTTCGTCGAAGATTTCGCTACACCTTTCGACTAAATCTATGTGTCCATATGTTATTGGATCGAAAGAACCTGGATAGACGGCTTTCATCTTCAAATAGCGCCAAGTCACTCCGATCATTTGGAGACAGGCGCCCCTCCTTTCATAGTCTGCTACTCAGGGTTCTCAAATATTTTATAGGATCCCGGGGGAGTCTCGCTAATCTTGTCGCCGTAAATAAGAAGATTTTCAAGCGTCATGGAACCCAATTCCCTCATCATTGCGTTATATAATTTAAACCATACATACTTTACGGTGCAGTCGGGATCTTCAAGACACTTGCCGTTCTGCTGAAGACAGGCATACGAGTTCATTGGTCGGTCGAGTTTGAGTATCACGTCTCTCAGAAGAATCTCATTGGCCGGTCTTGCCAAACAGTATCCTCCGTATCTGCCTCTCACTGCCTTTATTATTCCAGCCTGTCTCAACTCTCCGAAGATCTTCTCCAAGAAGTCTCTTGGGATCTCATTACCCTGAACGATCTCCACAAGCGAGAGCTTTTCCTTTCCTTCGCGGGCCGACTTCGCCATCTTATAAAGCGCTCTCAGTGCATAACTGCTCTTCAGCGTAAAACCCATGCTTATACCTCCTCTGAACCCTCTTCTCCGGAAGATAGAAGGGCGTTCACGAATTCCCTGCTGTCGAAAGGCTTCAAGTCGTCTTCCTTCTCTCCGACGCCTATGTACCTCACCGGTATTCCGAGTTCCTTGACGATTGCAAAGATTATTCCTCCCTTTGCAGTGCCATCGAGTTTAGTTAGCACAATTCCGGTAACGTCGACTGCCTCTTTGAACTTCTTTGCTTGCACCAGGCCATTTTGTCCAGTTGTGGCATCCAGAACAAGCAAAACTTCACTCGGAGCTCCGGGTGATGCCTTTCCGATCACTCTATGCACTTTCTTCAGTTCTTCCATTAGATTGCTTCGAGTATGCAATCTCCCCGCAGTGTCGATTATGACGATATCTTTCCCTTTGCTCACCGCATGATTTATCGCGTCGAAAGCAACCGCAGCTGAGTCTGCTCCTTGACCCTGGCTGATGAAATCAACATTCGCCCTCTCACTCCAGATTCTCAGCTGTTCAACCGCAGCAGCTCTGAACGTATCACAAGCTGCGAGTACAACTTTGTTTCCTTTTCCGGAGTAAAGCTTCGAAAGCTTTCCTATTGTCGTGGTCTTTCCTGTGCCGTTTACACCTACCACAGAGACCACGTGCGGTTTTGCCTGTGGAACTTCAAATGGTATGTCAAGAATTTCTATCAGCACTTCCTTCAGTACCTCTACGGGCTCTCTACCTTTCTCGGTTCTCTCTCTCAGAGCTTCAATTACCTCTTCGACAGTTTCAGAACCCATATCTGATAGTATAAGAAGCTCCTCTATTTCTTCAATAGCATCTGCATCAAGCGTTTCGAGAGAGAGGAGCTTCTTCACTCTCTTGAAGAAACTTTCTCTTGTTTTCTTTAGGCTATCCTTTAATTCAGAAAAGATACCCATCATTCGTTCTCCAATATGCTAACTGGTTTATACACTGACAACTCTTTCCTTATTTCCTCGAGAAGAAGGTTGAATCCTTCTTGGATACTGACTTCTAGCGGTTTCTTTTCAGTTCTGGCTTTGACCTCAACAATGCCCTGTTGAAGTTTCTTTCCCAGAGTCACTCTGATGGGAATCCCAATAAGATCGGCATCCTTGAACTTCATTCCGGGAGAGATATCTCTGTCGTCAAGGAGAACATCGTAGCCCTCCTTAATTAGAAGCCCATATATTTCCTCAGATTTCTTCAAGACATCAGGATCCTTAGCATTTACGGCAGTTATTATGATTTCAAATGGAGTGACAGACAGAGGCCAGATTATTCCGTTTTCATCGTGCAACTGTTCAACTACAGCACTTATTGTTCGCGAGACTCCCCACCCATAACAGCCCATAATATAATTAATACTATTACCCTGATCATCGGTAACATATCCGTTCATTTTCTCCGAATACTTGGTTCCAAGCTTGAAGATGTGTCCCACCTCTATGCCTTTCACGGACTTCATAGGGATTCCGCACTTAGGACACGGATCTCCCTCTGTCACCATTTTCAAATCATGCCAGGAGTCTATCTCGAAATCACGGCCGGGAAGAACTCCATGGTAATGGTACCCTTCCTTCAGAGCCCCACAAACGGCATTCTTCAGTCCTTTAATCGTTTTGTCCGCGATTATTGTAATGTTCTTGTTGAGCCCTATTGGGCCTACAAATCCTATCGGTACACCCAGCAGGTCCATCACTTCCTGTGGCGTTGCCATTACTAGCGTTTGATCCTCAAGAGTAGCCCTAAGTTTCGACTCGTTGAACTCTTCGTTTCCGCGAATCAAAGCCATATAATAGCCCTTTCTACCTTTATATATAAGGGATTTGACGATTTCCTTTGGAGTTACACTAAGACACTCCGCCACTTCATCGACGGTTCTCGAGTTTGGAGTTGGTACCAGCTGCAGCTCTGAGATCGGTCTCTCCTGAGATTCCTCTTTGAAAAGGTATTCGGCCTTTTCGTCGGAGGCCGCATAACCGCAGTCGCAATATAGCAGTGTCGATTCTCCGTAGTCCGCGAGAACGTTGAACTCGTGAGACTCGTTACCTCCAATTGCGCCTGAATCGGCTTCAACAACCAGAAATTCGAGTCCTATTCTCTCCAAGATCCTGCTATACGCTCCATAAAACTGTCTATATGTTTCGTCAAGAGAAGTCCATGAATCGTGAAAACTGTAGGCATCCTTCATCAGGAACTCTCTTGATCTCATGAGGCCGAATCTAGGGCGAATTTCATCTCTATACTTCATCGCGATTTGATAGAGTGAAACAGGGAGCTGCTTGTACGACTTGAGTTCATTTCTAAGCAAATGAGTGATGATTTCTTCGTGAGTTGGCCCTAGCGTGAAGAACCTCTCGTGCCTGTCCTGCATTCTCATCATTTCGGGGCCATAGTCGTCCCATCTGCCCGTCTCGTGCCATAATTCTGCCGGCTGTATGATTGGCATCAGAATCTCTTGAGAACCGATTGCGTTCATCTCTTGACGAACGATCTCTTCAATCTTCTTAAGAACCCGGAGACCAAGCGGAAGGAATGAATAGATACCGGCAGCAACTTTTCTGACAAATCCACCTCTGACAAGAAGTTTAATACTTACTAGGTCGGCATCGGCCGGAGCATCTCTTAATGTTGGAGCATAAAGCCGTGAAAACCTCATCAGATCTCTCCTCTCGAAATTCAGCTAATCAGGACTAATTCAGTGAGATTATAGCATAGTTCCTGCAAGCTGTTTGACGTTTTGATATAATAAAGTATATGACTTATAAGGAGGACGAGCATGAGTATTTCTGTACTTCAAGAAGAGCTCAGGGAATATGTTGAAAACGTAAAGAGAGCTGCTCGTTTCATTGAAAAGGAAGTTGAGCTGAAGCCAAAAGTTGCAGTGATTCTTGGCAGTGGACTTGGAGATGTTTCTAATAGCCTTGAGAACGCAGTATCAATTCCTTACGATGAGATTCCCGGCTTCCCGTTGTCAACTGCTCCCGGTCATAAGGGCGAGCTAACTTTCGGGAATGCCCTCCACCACAATGTGATGCTCATGAATGGACGTTTTCATTTTTACGAAGGTTACTCCATGAAAACTGTGACTTTTCCAATAAGGATAATGC
The Mesotoga sp. Brook.08.105.5.1 DNA segment above includes these coding regions:
- a CDS encoding L-serine ammonia-lyase, iron-sulfur-dependent, subunit alpha, whose protein sequence is MIMKFEDLVKAAKDSRTPLHKVVSDWYMMNTGNDPKAAEETAKELVREMLGSYHSRLDRPEKSLTGWVGDNDAKARNHTPEFLSPLVFSGVGIALSMSEHNASMGKIVACPTAGACGVVPGALLSLHMNLGIDLDTLGNALLVSGAVGERIKRRASISGAMSGCQAEVGTATAMASVAIIYATHPEEYDALENAPALALKSLLGLVCDPVGGFVEIPCVKRNAFGVSIAFTAAELALAGIKSAIPFEEVADSLGRVGRRLPEELKETARGGIAITPTAKKMVADFLGGA
- a CDS encoding uridine monophosphate kinase, with the protein product MYRRVLLKLSGEVLSGEGGRGFASEMAKYLIEELKPVIEKGVQLAIVIGAGNIVRGRDLSEMRSSRADELGILGTIMNSLYLKELLCMNGLEAIAVSSAAGLPSLVEHRYDIIEGALNNGKVVVFGGGTYLPFFTTDTAAAIRAVEIAADVLIKGTKVDGVYSKDPKLNGDAKKIDRTTFSEAIRDRLNVMDMEAFSICQRYGLPVRVIDFFIKGNLFDAIIGGKTGTVVLPD
- a CDS encoding Rrf2 family transcriptional regulator, encoding MGFTLKSSYALRALYKMAKSAREGKEKLSLVEIVQGNEIPRDFLEKIFGELRQAGIIKAVRGRYGGYCLARPANEILLRDVILKLDRPMNSYACLQQNGKCLEDPDCTVKYVWFKLYNAMMRELGSMTLENLLIYGDKISETPPGSYKIFENPE
- a CDS encoding proline--tRNA ligase encodes the protein MRFSRLYAPTLRDAPADADLVSIKLLVRGGFVRKVAAGIYSFLPLGLRVLKKIEEIVRQEMNAIGSQEILMPIIQPAELWHETGRWDDYGPEMMRMQDRHERFFTLGPTHEEIITHLLRNELKSYKQLPVSLYQIAMKYRDEIRPRFGLMRSREFLMKDAYSFHDSWTSLDETYRQFYGAYSRILERIGLEFLVVEADSGAIGGNESHEFNVLADYGESTLLYCDCGYAASDEKAEYLFKEESQERPISELQLVPTPNSRTVDEVAECLSVTPKEIVKSLIYKGRKGYYMALIRGNEEFNESKLRATLEDQTLVMATPQEVMDLLGVPIGFVGPIGLNKNITIIADKTIKGLKNAVCGALKEGYHYHGVLPGRDFEIDSWHDLKMVTEGDPCPKCGIPMKSVKGIEVGHIFKLGTKYSEKMNGYVTDDQGNSINYIMGCYGWGVSRTISAVVEQLHDENGIIWPLSVTPFEIIITAVNAKDPDVLKKSEEIYGLLIKEGYDVLLDDRDISPGMKFKDADLIGIPIRVTLGKKLQQGIVEVKARTEKKPLEVSIQEGFNLLLEEIRKELSVYKPVSILENE
- the coaD gene encoding pantetheine-phosphate adenylyltransferase, which codes for MKAVYPGSFDPITYGHIDLVERCSEIFDEVVVLVMENVNKRHFFNHEERIGMVRRGVSHLRNVTITTHSGLLVDFARENDVKVVIRGLRAVSDFELELQMAHANKAMLPELETLFLMTETTNSFISSSMVREIAAFGGDISKWVPPCVREEFRKKLGR
- the tsf gene encoding translation elongation factor Ts, coding for MANITSDMVKKLRDATQAGMMDCKRALVETDGDFDQAKDYLRKKGILKADKVSGRETAEGLVYSYIHHNGKLGVLLELNCVTDFVARMEEFKELAHKISLQLAAMGARFISREHVPQEVIDKEKEIYAEQMKESGKPANIVERIVESKLESFYKDNCLLEQEYVFESGKTINDLLIELIAKTGENIKLSRFVRWQVGESEN
- the eno gene encoding phosphopyruvate hydratase, coding for MYAQIVDLIAREVLDSRGTPTVEAEVWLDDGGHGRAIVPSGASTGKFEALELRDGDKKRFLGKGTLKAVENINEVIAPEIVGMNALDQITVDTALLELDGTENKDKLGANAILAVSMAVARAAADSIDTPLYKYLGGVNAKALPIPFMNIVNGGKHADNNLDIQEFMIVPAGFSHFKDALRAGVEVFHNLKKILKDNGHVTAVGDEGGFAPSFENNEAALKYIINAIDAAGYKAGEEIMIALDCAANEFYSEERGLYSVDGNELTPDQLIEYYSNLTKRYPIISIEDPFAEEDWENFAKFTREIGDTIQIVGDDLFVTNIKRLERGVKEKSSNSILIKLNQIGSVTETLNTIEYAQKHGMTCVISHRSGETEDTFISHLAVAANTGMIKTGSASRTDRIAKYNELLRIEEELGEQAEYRGKSSFYNL
- the ftsY gene encoding signal recognition particle-docking protein FtsY; the protein is MGIFSELKDSLKKTRESFFKRVKKLLSLETLDADAIEEIEELLILSDMGSETVEEVIEALRERTEKGREPVEVLKEVLIEILDIPFEVPQAKPHVVSVVGVNGTGKTTTIGKLSKLYSGKGNKVVLAACDTFRAAAVEQLRIWSERANVDFISQGQGADSAAVAFDAINHAVSKGKDIVIIDTAGRLHTRSNLMEELKKVHRVIGKASPGAPSEVLLVLDATTGQNGLVQAKKFKEAVDVTGIVLTKLDGTAKGGIIFAIVKELGIPVRYIGVGEKEDDLKPFDSREFVNALLSSGEEGSEEV
- the rpsO gene encoding 30S ribosomal protein S15; this encodes MEVNRQELVKEFQIHENDSGSTEVQIAILTARIRHLTEHLKKHPKDFHTRRGLLKLVGRRRKMLRYIKTKKPEVYLELISKLGLRG
- the sdaAB gene encoding L-serine ammonia-lyase, iron-sulfur-dependent subunit beta; the encoded protein is MLLDIIGPAIVGPSSSHTAGMARLGRAFRSLFARTPTEVGFVLNSPLYATFRGHGTDRALIGGIMGIKESDPQLRDSFRIAKEKGIYFTFEEEDMGDLHPNTVRINGSTGELFLSMTGASIGGGSIRITSINDFDTDVSGKYPSFVILNSDVPGALSQIVGEISSSDMNISNLFLSRVDPFRREALCVVELDNEPDESLLSAIKRLHVVKKVSYLERLDSSI